Proteins encoded by one window of uncultured Draconibacterium sp.:
- the secDF gene encoding protein translocase subunit SecDF — protein sequence MQNKGAILTFAILLAAVCMYQLSFTWVSNQVKKDAVEYAQGDDLKEFQYLDSMKSEVVYNFLGLKKFTYKDVQELEINLGLDLKGGMNVTLQVEVQDIIRAMSNYSDDETFNAALALAQKNQQNSTKDFVVLFGEAFEEIDPNARLASIFNTLELRDQVNFNTTNDEVLKIIDEQTSAAIDNAFNIIRTRIDRFGVAQPNIQDLQTKGRILVELPGVKDQNRVRNLLQGTANLEFWETYENQEVYQYMLQANERIKEMQELKSGANVEEAESDSTETADVEVSEENSLLSELEAGAADDTTASVDNLAAFKEQFPLFAILNPSTDQTGQLYPGPVVGMANAKDTSQINTYLQNPQIKSLFPRDMKFAWTAKSVDEAGTFYRLIALKVTTRDGKAPLDGGVITDARQDYDQFGTNPEVAMQMNAEGAKVWQRMTKENVGKSIAIVLDDYVRSFPTVNGEIPGGRSSITGLESIEEAQDLANVLKSGKMPAPARIIQEDIVGPSLGQKAINSGLISFVIAFALVLVYMLFFYSKNAGLAANIALIANMFFIFGILASMGAVLTLPGIAGIVLTIGMSVDANVLIYERVQEEMRAGKGVKLAITDGYKNAYSAIIDGQVTTLLTGIVLALFGSGPIKGFATTLIIGILTSLFSAIFLTRLIFEWQLKKGGRILFTSSATENWLRKTKIKFLEKRKMFYVISGVFILISIGSFFVRGLNYGIDFKGGRSYIVSFEKEVEVGEVRAALADVFDAAPEVKTSGDDIKITTDYKIDDNSENIDNEVEALLMQGLQDADLIDKSVTLEQFTQEYQQSSQKVGPTISDDIRKDAAIAIGFSLIIIFLYILVRFRDWQYGLGAVAALAHDSLIVLGIFSLLSGVLPFSLEIDQAFIAAILTVLGYSINDTVVVFDRIREYLGLHPKRDRVENVDSALNSTLRRTFSTSLSTFVVLLAIFLFGGATIRGFTFALLVGVLVGTYSSLFIATPIAHDTRSRVAKVVAKRKK from the coding sequence ATGCAAAACAAAGGTGCAATTTTAACATTTGCAATTCTGTTGGCGGCGGTATGTATGTACCAGCTTTCGTTTACCTGGGTATCGAACCAGGTGAAAAAAGACGCAGTGGAATATGCACAAGGTGATGACTTGAAAGAGTTTCAATACCTTGATTCAATGAAAAGTGAAGTGGTTTACAACTTCCTTGGATTGAAAAAATTTACGTACAAAGATGTTCAGGAACTGGAAATAAACCTGGGACTTGACCTGAAAGGTGGTATGAACGTAACACTTCAGGTGGAAGTGCAAGACATTATTCGTGCGATGTCGAACTACAGCGACGATGAAACATTTAATGCTGCTTTGGCACTGGCACAGAAAAATCAGCAAAACAGTACAAAAGACTTTGTGGTACTGTTTGGTGAAGCTTTCGAGGAGATTGATCCTAATGCACGTTTGGCTTCTATTTTCAATACATTAGAACTGCGTGATCAGGTGAATTTTAATACAACCAATGACGAAGTATTGAAAATTATTGATGAGCAAACATCAGCAGCTATTGATAATGCATTTAACATTATCCGTACTCGTATCGACCGTTTTGGTGTAGCACAGCCTAATATTCAAGACCTGCAAACAAAAGGTAGAATTTTGGTTGAACTGCCTGGTGTAAAAGATCAGAACCGTGTACGTAACCTGTTGCAGGGAACTGCGAACCTGGAGTTCTGGGAAACCTACGAAAACCAGGAAGTTTATCAGTACATGTTGCAAGCCAACGAAAGAATTAAAGAAATGCAGGAGCTTAAATCTGGTGCAAATGTTGAAGAAGCAGAAAGCGATTCAACAGAAACAGCAGATGTAGAAGTTTCAGAAGAAAATTCATTGCTTTCAGAATTGGAAGCCGGAGCAGCTGATGATACAACAGCATCGGTAGATAATCTGGCTGCTTTTAAAGAGCAATTCCCTCTGTTTGCTATTTTAAATCCAAGTACTGATCAAACCGGTCAGCTTTATCCTGGCCCGGTTGTAGGTATGGCAAATGCAAAAGATACCTCACAGATAAATACTTACCTGCAAAATCCGCAAATCAAAAGTTTGTTTCCACGCGATATGAAATTTGCCTGGACAGCAAAATCAGTTGACGAGGCAGGTACTTTTTACCGCTTGATTGCTTTAAAAGTTACTACCCGCGACGGAAAAGCGCCGCTTGATGGTGGTGTTATTACAGATGCACGTCAGGATTACGACCAGTTTGGTACAAATCCGGAAGTAGCTATGCAGATGAATGCTGAAGGAGCAAAAGTGTGGCAACGTATGACCAAAGAAAACGTTGGTAAATCTATTGCCATTGTTTTGGATGATTATGTACGTTCGTTCCCAACGGTTAATGGTGAGATTCCTGGCGGACGTTCAAGCATTACCGGTTTGGAAAGTATTGAAGAGGCGCAAGACCTTGCAAACGTGCTGAAGTCGGGTAAAATGCCGGCTCCTGCACGTATTATCCAGGAAGATATTGTTGGTCCTTCACTGGGTCAGAAAGCGATTAACAGCGGTTTGATTTCGTTCGTAATTGCTTTTGCGCTTGTACTGGTTTATATGTTGTTCTTCTACAGTAAAAATGCAGGTTTAGCTGCAAACATTGCTTTGATTGCCAACATGTTCTTTATTTTCGGTATCCTTGCTTCAATGGGTGCGGTACTTACACTGCCAGGTATTGCAGGTATTGTACTTACTATCGGTATGTCGGTTGATGCCAACGTACTTATCTACGAACGTGTTCAGGAAGAAATGCGCGCCGGTAAAGGTGTTAAGTTAGCCATTACTGATGGTTACAAGAATGCTTATTCAGCAATTATCGATGGCCAGGTAACAACCTTGCTAACAGGTATTGTTTTAGCCTTGTTTGGTTCTGGTCCTATCAAAGGTTTCGCAACAACCTTGATCATTGGTATTCTAACTTCGTTATTCTCTGCAATTTTCTTAACCCGTTTAATTTTCGAATGGCAACTGAAAAAAGGTGGTCGTATCCTGTTTACTTCTTCAGCAACAGAAAACTGGTTGCGAAAAACCAAAATTAAATTCCTTGAGAAAAGAAAGATGTTCTATGTGATTTCGGGTGTATTTATTCTGATTTCAATTGGTTCATTCTTTGTTCGCGGTTTAAATTACGGTATCGATTTCAAAGGTGGACGTTCGTACATTGTAAGCTTTGAAAAAGAGGTTGAAGTTGGTGAAGTTCGTGCAGCACTTGCTGATGTATTTGATGCAGCACCGGAAGTAAAAACTTCGGGTGATGATATTAAAATTACTACCGATTATAAAATTGATGATAACAGCGAAAATATCGACAACGAAGTTGAAGCTTTATTAATGCAAGGTTTGCAGGATGCAGATCTAATTGATAAATCAGTAACGCTTGAGCAATTTACTCAGGAATATCAGCAAAGTTCACAAAAAGTTGGTCCTACCATTTCTGATGATATTCGCAAAGATGCAGCTATTGCAATCGGTTTCTCGCTTATCATTATCTTCCTTTATATCCTTGTTCGTTTCCGCGACTGGCAATATGGCTTGGGAGCCGTTGCTGCATTGGCACACGACTCGTTAATCGTATTAGGTATCTTCTCATTATTATCAGGAGTACTGCCATTCTCGTTGGAAATCGACCAGGCATTTATTGCGGCAATCTTAACGGTGCTGGGTTACTCCATTAACGATACCGTGGTTGTATTCGACCGTATCAGGGAATACCTGGGCTTGCACCCAAAACGCGACCGTGTAGAAAATGTTGACTCCGCATTGAACAGTACATTGCGTCGTACTTTCAGTACATCATTGTCAACTTTCGTAGTATTACTTGCTATTTTCTTATTCGGTGGAGCTACCATTCGCGGCTTTACGTTTGCCTTATTGGTAGGTGTACTTGTTGGTACCTATTCTTCGCTTTTCATTGCAACACCAATTGCACACGACACGCGTAGCCGTGTTGCCAAAGTAGTTGCAAAACGTAAGAAATAG
- a CDS encoding retropepsin-like aspartic protease, translating to MRIKLPIEIIELESSNYHVLVSSKMIDGTIDNWVIDTGASKSVFDKNLADFIAFTEEGAEELHAANMSEEPLKTSLGILKPLFFGKLKVENMKVALFDMNQINELYENVADIKICGLLGSDFLLRNNAVIDYKRKVLKLSV from the coding sequence ATGCGCATAAAATTACCGATTGAGATTATAGAATTAGAGTCGTCAAATTATCATGTTTTGGTTTCATCAAAAATGATTGACGGAACAATCGATAATTGGGTTATTGATACCGGTGCATCAAAATCGGTATTCGACAAAAATCTTGCTGATTTTATTGCTTTTACCGAGGAAGGTGCAGAAGAACTTCATGCAGCCAACATGAGTGAAGAGCCTTTAAAAACATCATTGGGAATACTAAAACCACTGTTTTTTGGCAAACTGAAAGTGGAGAATATGAAAGTTGCCTTGTTCGACATGAATCAGATTAATGAGCTGTATGAGAATGTAGCTGATATTAAAATTTGCGGTCTGTTGGGAAGCGATTTTTTGCTAAGAAATAATGCGGTTATCGATTATAAACGAAAGGTGTTAAAATTGTCGGTGTAA
- a CDS encoding DUF5916 domain-containing protein, with product MKLSLVFVFCLLLSLSGSANGFKTKSDSTVNTFNKDFIYRVKKITEGGITIDGVIDEPDWERAQKTENFYRVLPVDTGFATQPSTMMMAYDDKALYVAQIFYDKLPGKRIMESFRRDFSFGSNDNLLIFFDTFLDQTNGFSFGVSASGAKWDGTMSNGSSVSLDWDCKWEMETKHYDDRWVSEMRIPFKSVRYPNGSKEWNVNFSRLDLKANEKSAWAPVPRQFPTASLAYTGRMQFEEPLPKSKMQFSVIPYVLGGASKDYEAGTNTDYRTDVGFDAKIGISSSMTLDLTYNPDFAQVEVDQQVTNIDRFELFFPEKRQFFLENSDLFSSYGYEHTLTPFFSRRIGLDAPVLAGARLSGKIGNNWRVGFMNMATEETGENLARNFTVASVQKKMFTRSSLGFIAVNKEYFDVPSDTSMYNRVIGIDYNLASKDNVWGGKFFYHRSFQPGNPDKQYAQGAMLNYSTPHVKLGIYETSVGENYRAEAGYVRRTGYNFLGGNVGYTFVPNKKVASHGPSVKVDNYFNPDNDLIEHEYEFEYELTFENRAELSFGYTDQFVKLRNDFNPTQDPNHFLPEGSEYDFGLFSVAYRSTRKSLFTWQAEAVKGSFYSGDIQIIEGEIGYRFQPYVNLTMNFNYTDMDLGDPFSREKFWLVGPKMDITFTDKIFWSTFVQYNEQIDNLNINSRFQWRYQPVSDIYLVYTDNYFTGNWNSRNRAVVLKMTYWFN from the coding sequence ATGAAGTTGTCTTTGGTCTTTGTGTTTTGTCTCTTGCTATCGTTAAGCGGATCAGCAAACGGTTTTAAAACAAAATCAGATAGTACTGTCAATACTTTCAATAAAGATTTTATTTATCGTGTAAAAAAAATCACAGAGGGTGGAATAACCATCGATGGAGTGATTGACGAACCTGATTGGGAGCGTGCACAAAAAACTGAAAATTTTTATCGTGTGTTACCTGTTGATACAGGATTTGCCACACAGCCATCAACTATGATGATGGCCTATGACGATAAAGCTTTGTACGTTGCACAGATTTTTTACGACAAGCTACCCGGTAAACGAATCATGGAATCTTTCCGACGAGATTTTAGTTTTGGGAGTAACGACAACCTACTCATATTTTTCGATACTTTTTTGGATCAGACAAATGGATTTTCGTTTGGCGTTTCTGCTTCAGGGGCAAAATGGGACGGAACCATGAGTAACGGCAGCAGTGTGTCGCTCGACTGGGATTGCAAATGGGAAATGGAAACCAAACATTACGACGACCGCTGGGTAAGTGAAATGCGTATCCCGTTTAAATCGGTTCGCTATCCGAATGGTAGCAAAGAATGGAATGTTAACTTTAGTCGTTTAGACTTGAAAGCCAACGAAAAATCGGCATGGGCGCCGGTTCCACGACAGTTTCCAACCGCATCGCTGGCCTACACCGGGCGTATGCAGTTTGAAGAACCACTACCAAAATCGAAGATGCAGTTTTCTGTAATTCCTTACGTACTTGGCGGCGCATCAAAAGATTATGAAGCCGGAACAAACACCGATTATCGCACCGATGTTGGTTTTGATGCCAAGATTGGCATTAGCTCTTCAATGACTCTGGATCTTACCTACAATCCTGATTTTGCACAGGTAGAAGTTGATCAGCAGGTTACCAATATCGACCGTTTCGAACTATTCTTTCCGGAAAAACGACAGTTCTTTCTCGAGAACAGCGACCTGTTTTCAAGCTACGGATACGAGCATACATTAACTCCTTTCTTCTCGCGCCGTATCGGGTTGGATGCTCCGGTACTTGCCGGAGCCCGGTTGAGCGGGAAAATTGGTAACAACTGGCGCGTGGGTTTTATGAATATGGCCACGGAAGAAACCGGTGAGAACCTGGCGCGGAATTTCACAGTGGCCTCGGTTCAAAAGAAAATGTTTACGCGATCGAGCCTTGGATTTATTGCCGTTAATAAAGAATATTTTGATGTTCCATCGGACACCAGCATGTATAACCGTGTGATAGGGATTGATTATAACCTGGCCAGTAAAGACAATGTTTGGGGTGGAAAATTCTTTTATCATCGCTCTTTTCAGCCTGGTAATCCGGATAAACAATATGCACAGGGAGCCATGTTGAACTATAGTACGCCACATGTTAAACTTGGTATTTACGAAACCTCGGTGGGCGAAAATTACCGTGCCGAAGCAGGATATGTGCGCCGAACAGGATACAACTTTTTGGGTGGAAATGTTGGTTATACCTTTGTCCCGAATAAAAAAGTGGCAAGTCATGGCCCAAGTGTAAAGGTCGACAATTATTTCAATCCTGATAATGACTTGATCGAACATGAATACGAGTTCGAATATGAGTTGACATTTGAAAACAGGGCGGAACTCAGCTTTGGTTATACCGATCAATTTGTTAAACTGAGAAATGATTTTAATCCGACACAGGATCCGAATCATTTTTTACCAGAAGGTTCGGAGTATGATTTTGGACTTTTTTCAGTGGCTTATCGATCAACCCGTAAATCATTATTTACCTGGCAAGCCGAGGCTGTTAAAGGTAGTTTCTATAGCGGCGACATTCAGATTATTGAGGGAGAAATTGGTTACCGCTTTCAGCCTTACGTAAACCTTACCATGAATTTTAATTACACCGATATGGATTTGGGCGATCCGTTTAGCCGCGAAAAATTCTGGCTGGTGGGCCCGAAAATGGACATCACTTTTACGGATAAAATATTCTGGTCGACTTTTGTGCAATACAACGAACAAATCGATAATCTGAACATCAATTCACGATTTCAATGGCGATATCAACCGGTTTCAGACATTTATCTGGTATACACCGACAACTATTTTACCGGAAACTGGAACTCACGAAACCGGGCAGTAGTTTTAAAAATGACTTATTGGTTTAATTAG
- a CDS encoding SMP-30/gluconolactonase/LRE family protein: protein MIKTAFIRLITVLCVLLINMNFTTAQNKLGIFDNHTNIGACQHQGFASYNPTDQTYTLGGSGFNMWFGDDQFHYLWTTLQGDFILRAEVKLLGDGVDPHRKVGWMVRNNLDSNSPHANATVHGDGLTSLQYRKTKGADTEEVISEDQAPDVIQLERKGSTFIMSTAKFGEPFKVVQLEKLSLDNEVYVGIYVCAHNADVMESAVYRNVRIIRPEKEDYIPYQDYIGSNLEILDIESGLRKTIHHSAHSIQAPNWTPDNEKLIYNSKGHLFTYKLANGEIKPLNTGFATNNNNDHVLTFDGSMLGISHHSADNNGSSTIYYLPAKGDSTPVRVTKTGIGASYFHGWSPDKKTMLFTGERNGQYDIYSVEVATGEETQLTNEKTLDDGPEYSPDGKYIFFNSARSGKMQLWRMDADGKNPIQLTDDKYNDWFPHVSPDKKWIVFISFPEDVDPGDHPFYKHCLIRLIPYEGGEPRILAYIYGGQGSMNVPSWSPDSKKIALVTNSD, encoded by the coding sequence ATGATAAAAACTGCTTTCATTCGTTTAATCACTGTTCTTTGTGTATTACTAATCAATATGAATTTTACAACGGCACAAAACAAACTAGGTATTTTCGATAACCACACAAATATTGGAGCTTGTCAACACCAGGGATTCGCATCATATAATCCAACGGATCAAACCTACACACTCGGCGGTTCGGGATTTAATATGTGGTTCGGCGATGACCAGTTTCATTACTTGTGGACTACGCTTCAGGGCGACTTTATTTTACGTGCCGAAGTAAAATTATTAGGCGACGGTGTTGATCCGCACCGAAAAGTGGGCTGGATGGTTAGGAATAACCTCGACAGTAACTCGCCCCATGCCAATGCAACCGTTCATGGCGACGGGCTCACTTCATTGCAATATCGTAAAACGAAAGGCGCAGATACCGAGGAAGTAATATCGGAAGACCAGGCACCGGATGTAATCCAATTGGAACGAAAAGGCTCAACATTTATAATGTCTACCGCAAAATTTGGTGAACCTTTCAAAGTAGTTCAACTCGAAAAACTGTCGCTCGACAACGAAGTTTATGTTGGGATTTATGTATGTGCGCACAATGCAGATGTTATGGAAAGTGCTGTTTACAGGAATGTACGAATCATCCGCCCCGAAAAGGAAGACTACATTCCGTACCAGGATTATATTGGGAGCAATCTTGAAATACTGGATATTGAAAGTGGCTTAAGAAAAACAATACATCATTCGGCACACTCTATTCAGGCACCTAACTGGACACCAGATAACGAAAAGCTGATTTACAATTCAAAAGGCCATTTATTCACCTATAAGCTGGCCAACGGAGAAATAAAACCGTTGAATACCGGTTTTGCCACAAACAACAACAACGACCATGTTTTAACTTTCGATGGAAGTATGCTGGGCATTTCGCACCACAGCGCCGACAATAATGGAAGCTCTACGATTTACTACCTGCCTGCCAAAGGCGATTCCACTCCGGTTCGGGTTACAAAAACCGGAATTGGGGCATCGTATTTTCATGGCTGGTCACCCGATAAAAAAACCATGCTTTTTACCGGCGAGCGAAACGGACAATACGACATTTACAGTGTTGAGGTCGCTACCGGAGAAGAAACACAGCTAACTAACGAAAAAACACTTGACGATGGACCGGAATACAGTCCCGATGGCAAATACATATTTTTCAATTCGGCCAGAAGTGGCAAAATGCAATTGTGGAGAATGGATGCCGATGGCAAAAATCCTATTCAGTTGACCGACGACAAATACAACGACTGGTTTCCGCATGTAAGCCCTGATAAAAAATGGATCGTATTTATCTCGTTTCCCGAAGATGTAGATCCTGGCGATCATCCGTTTTATAAACACTGCCTTATCCGGCTTATTCCTTACGAAGGTGGAGAACCTCGCATTTTAGCCTACATTTATGGTGGACAGGGATCAATGAATGTTCCGAGCTGGTCGCCCGATAGCAAAAAAATTGCGCTTGTTACAAACAGCGATTAG
- a CDS encoding twin-arginine translocase TatA/TatE family subunit, producing the protein MQYLLFISGGEIVLVMLLALLFFGSKAIPDIAKTLGKGMREFKKATNEIKRELDNHTSDIQKDINEVSSTVKKETTDIQKGITDKMKD; encoded by the coding sequence ATGCAGTATTTATTATTTATAAGTGGTGGCGAGATAGTTTTGGTGATGCTGTTGGCATTGTTGTTCTTCGGATCGAAAGCGATTCCTGATATTGCCAAAACACTGGGGAAAGGAATGCGAGAGTTTAAAAAGGCCACAAATGAAATAAAACGTGAACTCGACAACCATACTTCTGATATTCAAAAAGATATTAACGAAGTTTCTTCGACGGTAAAAAAGGAAACTACCGATATTCAAAAAGGTATTACTGATAAGATGAAGGATTAA
- a CDS encoding gamma-glutamylcyclotransferase family protein encodes MTNVFVYGSLLFPEIPEGLCQKKLQTENAILNGFARFAVKGADYPAVIEKENSNVKGKVLLNLDSRDIDLLTFYEGNEYEIVPVKIELNSGNINAVVYVWTGGDEFLETFDWDAERFGNESLEFYRDEVVAATLKEYYG; translated from the coding sequence ATGACCAATGTATTTGTTTATGGATCGTTGCTTTTTCCTGAAATTCCGGAGGGTCTATGTCAGAAAAAGCTCCAGACGGAGAATGCTATATTGAATGGATTTGCACGCTTTGCGGTAAAAGGTGCTGATTATCCGGCAGTAATTGAGAAAGAAAATTCGAATGTAAAAGGGAAAGTGCTATTGAACCTCGATTCAAGAGACATCGATTTACTTACTTTTTACGAAGGAAATGAGTACGAAATTGTGCCCGTTAAAATAGAACTGAACTCCGGGAATATAAATGCGGTAGTTTATGTTTGGACAGGCGGAGACGAATTTCTTGAAACATTTGATTGGGATGCTGAACGGTTCGGAAATGAATCGCTGGAGTTTTATCGTGATGAAGTTGTTGCGGCAACCCTCAAAGAATATTATGGTTGA
- a CDS encoding TolC family protein → MKSLLTLFLGITLTTGTLIVQAQNEWDLQKCFDYAIENNLQVKRQEITTRYNETMVKQAKDDKLPNLNGQLSNDFSFGRSLTYDNTYDNINSTSLAGGLSTNMTLYNGLTLSNTVKMRELDLQATMADLQKTKDDIMLSISAEYLEILFAEELELVAEATMEVTKQQIERTKQLVDAGSEARGALLEIEAQMAREELDLVNAQNRVQLAYLNLFQLLELPMAESFSIEKPVLPEIQANLTMINAYDVFSTAINVRPEIKAAQLRVQSASKQLAIAKGSRYPSLSFGANYYNQYNNQYKDFEGNRIELGEQLKNNSRSSLGLTLSIPIFNRFQAKNNITNSELQIADYEYQLQQSRNVLRRDIEQVYTNALAALNRYLSSEKAVASMKEAFRYTEEKFNVGMINSVEYNQSKTNLTNAQSDLVQAKYEYIFRTKILDFYNGVPITL, encoded by the coding sequence ATGAAAAGTCTATTAACCTTATTCTTAGGAATAACACTTACTACCGGAACGTTGATTGTGCAAGCTCAGAACGAATGGGATTTGCAAAAATGTTTCGATTATGCCATAGAAAACAATCTCCAGGTAAAACGACAGGAGATAACAACGCGTTACAACGAAACAATGGTTAAGCAGGCAAAAGATGATAAACTGCCTAACCTCAATGGTCAATTGAGCAACGATTTTAGTTTTGGTCGTTCACTGACTTATGACAATACTTACGATAATATTAACTCGACAAGTCTTGCAGGAGGTTTGAGCACCAATATGACGCTGTACAACGGATTGACGCTAAGCAATACCGTTAAAATGCGTGAGCTCGATTTGCAGGCAACCATGGCCGATCTGCAAAAAACGAAAGATGATATTATGCTTTCCATATCGGCAGAATATCTGGAGATTCTTTTTGCCGAAGAGCTGGAGTTGGTAGCTGAGGCAACCATGGAGGTTACCAAACAACAAATTGAGCGCACCAAGCAACTTGTTGATGCGGGAAGTGAAGCACGTGGTGCCCTGTTAGAAATTGAGGCACAAATGGCGCGTGAGGAACTGGATTTGGTAAACGCGCAAAACAGGGTTCAGTTGGCGTATCTTAATTTATTTCAGTTATTGGAATTACCAATGGCAGAGAGTTTTTCAATTGAAAAACCGGTGCTTCCTGAAATTCAGGCCAATCTAACCATGATAAATGCCTATGATGTTTTCAGTACGGCAATTAACGTGCGTCCCGAGATTAAAGCTGCTCAACTGCGTGTACAAAGTGCATCAAAACAGTTGGCAATTGCAAAGGGTAGTCGTTACCCAAGTTTGAGTTTTGGAGCCAATTATTACAACCAGTACAATAACCAGTACAAAGATTTTGAAGGAAACCGCATTGAACTTGGCGAACAGTTGAAAAACAACAGCCGCTCGAGTCTGGGATTAACACTGAGTATCCCAATTTTCAATCGTTTCCAGGCAAAGAACAATATTACCAATTCGGAGTTACAAATTGCCGATTACGAATACCAGTTACAACAATCGCGTAATGTTTTGCGTAGAGATATTGAACAGGTGTATACCAATGCACTGGCTGCATTAAATCGCTACCTTTCGTCTGAAAAGGCTGTAGCTTCAATGAAAGAAGCCTTTCGCTACACGGAAGAAAAATTCAATGTCGGAATGATAAACTCGGTAGAATACAACCAAAGTAAAACCAATCTTACCAATGCACAAAGTGATCTTGTGCAGGCGAAATACGAATATATTTTCAGAACGAAAATACTTGATTTCTACAACGGTGTACCAATCACCTTGTAG
- a CDS encoding malate dehydrogenase — MKVTVVGAGAVGASCAEYIAIKDFADEIVLIDIKEGFAEGKAMDLMQTASLNGFDSTIVGSTNDYTKTAGSDVAVITSGIPRKPGMTREELIGINAGIVKDVAEKLIAESPNVIIIVVSNPMDTMAYLAHKATGLPKNRIIGMGGALDSARFKYRLAEAMDCPQSDISAMVIGGHSDTGMVPLIGKAVLNSVPVTEFLSEEKQAEVVEATKVGGATLTKLLGTSAWYAPGAAVSELVRAIALDSQKMFPCSALLEGEYGLSDISIGVPCVIGKNGIEKIVEIELTDAEKEKLTASAEGVSKVNALL, encoded by the coding sequence ATGAAAGTAACAGTAGTTGGAGCAGGTGCAGTCGGTGCAAGTTGTGCCGAGTATATCGCAATTAAAGATTTTGCAGACGAAATTGTATTGATTGATATCAAAGAAGGTTTTGCTGAAGGTAAAGCAATGGATTTGATGCAAACTGCTTCGTTAAACGGTTTTGACTCTACTATCGTTGGTAGCACTAACGATTACACTAAAACAGCTGGTAGCGATGTTGCAGTAATTACCAGTGGTATTCCACGTAAACCGGGAATGACTCGTGAAGAGTTGATCGGTATTAATGCAGGTATTGTTAAAGACGTAGCTGAAAAATTAATTGCTGAGTCGCCAAACGTAATCATCATTGTGGTTAGTAACCCAATGGATACAATGGCTTACCTGGCTCATAAAGCTACAGGTCTTCCTAAAAACCGTATTATCGGTATGGGTGGAGCTTTGGATAGCGCACGTTTCAAATACAGACTGGCTGAGGCAATGGATTGTCCACAATCAGATATCTCTGCAATGGTAATTGGTGGCCACAGTGATACCGGTATGGTTCCGCTGATTGGTAAAGCCGTGCTTAACAGTGTTCCTGTTACCGAATTCTTAAGCGAAGAAAAACAAGCTGAGGTAGTTGAAGCGACTAAAGTTGGTGGTGCTACTCTAACAAAACTTCTGGGTACCAGCGCATGGTATGCTCCGGGTGCAGCAGTGTCAGAATTGGTTCGCGCCATTGCATTGGATTCTCAAAAAATGTTCCCTTGTTCAGCATTGCTTGAAGGTGAGTATGGTTTAAGCGATATTTCAATAGGTGTTCCTTGTGTTATTGGTAAAAACGGTATCGAAAAAATTGTTGAAATTGAATTGACAGATGCCGAAAAAGAAAAACTGACTGCAAGTGCAGAAGGTGTTTCAAAAGTGAACGCTTTACTATAA